CGGGAGCGCGTGAGCGGGCTCGACGCCGCCTCCACGCTGCCGCAACGCATGCGTGATCCGCTCACCGCACCCTTCACCCTTGGCCTGCCGCGCATCGAGCGCCAGTACAGTTCGAGCGACGGGACCATCCGTTACCTGATCGCCTTCGCCGACGGCCAAAGCGTGGAGACCGTGTGGATGCCCGAAGGCGATGGCGGCGAGGCCGGCGACGGCTCGCCCGCCGGTGATGAAGAAGCAGGGCCGGCTTCGGGAACGAAGACTTCGGGATCGCAGACCTTGAGAGCGAAGAGTTGGGACCGCGCCACCATCTGCGTCTCCAGCCAGGTCGGGTGCGCGGTGGATTGCCAGTTCTGCCTTACCGCTACGCTCGGCATGCAGCGCAACCTCAGCGCCGGGGAGATCGTTGGACAGGTGCTGGCGGTACTCAACGAGCGCGGCGCGCGCGTGGGCGAAGACCGCATCAACCTGGTCTTCATGGGACAGGGCGAGCCCTTTCTCAACTACGACAATCTCATCAAGGCGGTGCGGCTGCTGGTGGAAGGCGCCGGCATCCCTGCCTCGCGCATGACGGTTTCTACCGCCGGCATCGTGCCGCGCATCCATGATTTCGGCCAGGAGCCGGTGCGTCCGAAGCTGGCCATCTCGTTGAACGCCTCGAATGACGAGGTTCGCGCCCGCATCATGCCCCTCAATCGCAAGTGGCCGATCGCCATGCTGCTCGACGCCGCGCGCGCTTTCCCACTGCGCAACCGCGAGCGCATCACTTTCGAGTACGTGCTGCTCGACCACGTGAATGACGACGTGCAGCATGCCCGCGAACTCGCCGAGCTGCTC
This window of the Acidobacteriota bacterium genome carries:
- the rlmN gene encoding 23S rRNA (adenine(2503)-C(2))-methyltransferase RlmN, with translation MRSDSQFELLGLDIHELTALVQEAGEPEYRARQLFQAIYRERVSGLDAASTLPQRMRDPLTAPFTLGLPRIERQYSSSDGTIRYLIAFADGQSVETVWMPEGDGGEAGDGSPAGDEEAGPASGTKTSGSQTLRAKSWDRATICVSSQVGCAVDCQFCLTATLGMQRNLSAGEIVGQVLAVLNERGARVGEDRINLVFMGQGEPFLNYDNLIKAVRLLVEGAGIPASRMTVSTAGIVPRIHDFGQEPVRPKLAISLNASNDEVRARIMPLNRKWPIAMLLDAARAFPLRNRERITFEYVLLDHVNDDVQHARELAELLRGLRAKVNLIALNPGPGIDFGTPADDRVRAFQQVLIKAGLPTFIRRPRGRDIYAACGQLKRTVSDEPLIALRP